In the Ictalurus punctatus breed USDA103 chromosome 7, Coco_2.0, whole genome shotgun sequence genome, one interval contains:
- the fubp1 gene encoding far upstream element-binding protein 1 isoform X6, which translates to MADYGSVAPPSSNSGGGMNDAFKDALQRARQIAAKIGGDGVNPPPAANEFAYGGQKRPLEDGDQPETKKVASDPFAAMGGMAGLPRPTSEEFKVPDGMVGFIIGRGGEQISRIQQESGCKIQIAPDSGGMPDRCVTLTGSPDSILTAKRLLTEIVEKGRPTPFHHSDGPGMSVQEIMIPASKAGLVIGKGGETIKQLQERAGVKMVMIQDGPQNTGADKPLRISGDPFKVQQAKDMVMDLIRDQGFREQRSEYGSRMGGSVGEGLDVPVPRFAVGIVIGRNGEMIKKIQNDTGVKIQFKPDDGTTPDRIAQIMGPPDRAQHAASIITDLLRSVQAGGPPGPGGRGRGRGHGNWNMGPPGGLQEFSFTVPTVKTGLIIGKGGETIKSISQQSGARIELQRNPPPNADPNIKMFTVRGNPQQIDYARQLVEEKIGGPVSPMGGPHGPPGPHGGPAPHGPPGPPGPPAPMGPYNPGPYNQGPSGPHGPPGPYQPQGWGNGYPHWQQQGQPDPNKAAADANAAAWAAYYAQYQQQPQPQAPMTPTAAAPGTAPSNGQGQPGQQPQDYTKAWEEYYKKQGQAAPQAAGASSSQPGGQPDYSAAWAEYYRQQAAYYGQGASQPMGAAPPAQQVHS; encoded by the exons ATGGCCGATTACGGGAGCGTGGCGCCGCCGTCCTCAAACTCCGGCGGAGGAATGAACGACGCTTTTAAAGACGCGCTGCAGCGGGCGAGACAG ATAGCAGCTAAAATCGGAGGCGATGGCGTGAATCCACCCCCTGCCGCCAACGAGTTTGCGTATGGAGGGCAGAAAAGGCCTTTGGAAGACGGCG ATCAGCCAGAAACAAAGAAAGTCGCAAGTGATC cttTTGCTGCAATGGGTGGAATGGCAGGTCTTCCAAG GCCTACATCAGAGGAGTTCAAGGTTCCAGACGGCATGGTCGGattca TTATCggaagaggaggagagcagATTTCAAGGATACAGCAGGAATCGGGATGCAAGATACAGATTGCTCCAG ACAGCGGCGGCATGCCTGATCGCTGTGTGACGTTAACGGGCTCTCCAGATTCCATCCT GACTGCAAAGAGGTTGCTGACGGAGATTGTGGAAAAGGGCAGGCCGACTCCGTTTCACCACAGTGATGGGCCTGGGATGTCAGTGCAGGAAATTATGATCCCGGCTTCCAAAGCAGGCCTCGTCATCGGAAAGGGAGGAGAGACGATCAAACAGTTACAG GAGCGAGCCGGAGTCAAGATGGTAATGATTCAGGACGGGCCTCAGAACACCGGGGCAGACAAACCGCTCAGGATTTCTGGGGATCCTTTTAAAGTTCAG CAAGCTAAAGACATGGTAATGGACCTGATCAGAGACCAGGGTTTCAGAGAGCAGAGAAGCGAATACGGATCCCGGATGGGTGGCAGCGTAGGAGAAGGTTTGGAT GTTCCCGTGCCGCGCTTCGCAGTGGGGATCGTGATCGGCAGGAACGGCGAAATGATCAAGAAGATCCAGAACGACACGGGTGTTAAGATTCAGTTCAAACCAG ATGACGGCACCACGCCAGACAGGATCGCTCAGATCATGGGTCCCCCTGATCGGGCGCAGCACGCAGCCAGTATCATTACAGACCTGTTGCGCAGCGTGCAGGCCGGCGGCCCGCCAGGCCCCGGGGGCAGGGGCAGAGGTCGTGGCCACGGTAACTGGAATATGGGCCCACCAGGGGGCCTGCAGGAGTTCTCCTTCACCGTTCCCACCGTTAAGACCGGTCTCATTATCGGCAAAG GAGGTGAAACGATTAAAAGCATAAGCCAGCAGTCCGGCGCAAGGATAGAGCTGCAGAGGAACCCTCCTCCCAACGCCGACCCCAATATAAAGATGTTCACTGTGCGTGGGAACCCACAGCAGATCGACTACGCCAGACAGCTTGTCGAAGAGAAGATCGGG GGTCCTGTCAGCCCCATGGGTGGACCTCACGGACCACCGGGGCCGCATGGAGGCCCCGCACCGCATGGTCCCCCAGGCCCGCCTGGACCTCCTGCGCCTATGGGACCTTACAATCCCGGGCCTTACAACCAGGGGCCTTCTGGACCACA TGGTCCTCCAGGGCCGTACCAACCTCAGGGCTGGGGTAACGGTTACCCTCACTGGCAGCAGCAGGGCCAGCCTGATCCCA ACAAAGCAGCAGCGGATGCTAATGCAGCAGCGTGGGCCGCCTATTACGCTCAGTACCAGCAGCAGCCCCAGCCCCAGGCGCCCATGACGCCCACCGCCGCCGCCCCTGGAACCGCTCCATCCAACGGTCAAG GTCAACCAGGCCAGCAGCCACAGGACTACACCAAAGCGTGGGAGGAGTACTATAAGAAACAAG GTCAGGCAGCTCCTCAGGCGGCCGGGGCTAGCTCCTCTCAGCCCGGAGGCCAGCCGGACTACAGCGCCGCATGGGCTGAGTATTACCGCCAACAAGCGGCCTACTACGGCCAGGGCGCCTCTCAGCCCATGGGAGCAGCACCACCGGCCCAGCAGGTACACTCCTAA
- the fubp1 gene encoding far upstream element-binding protein 1 isoform X3 yields MADYGSVAPPSSNSGGGMNDAFKDALQRARQIAAKIGGDGVNPPPAANEFAYGGQKRPLEDGDQPETKKVASDPFAAMGGMAGLPRPTSEEFKVPDGMVGFIIGRGGEQISRIQQESGCKIQIAPDSGGMPDRCVTLTGSPDSILTAKRLLTEIVEKGRPTPFHHSDGPGMSVQEIMIPASKAGLVIGKGGETIKQLQERAGVKMVMIQDGPQNTGADKPLRISGDPFKVQQAKDMVMDLIRDQGFREQRSEYGSRMGGSVGEGLDVPVPRFAVGIVIGRNGEMIKKIQNDTGVKIQFKPDDGTTPDRIAQIMGPPDRAQHAASIITDLLRSVQAGGPPGPGGRGRGRGHGNWNMGPPGGLQEFSFTVPTVKTGLIIGKGGETIKSISQQSGARIELQRNPPPNADPNIKMFTVRGNPQQIDYARQLVEEKIGGPVSPMGGPHGPPGPHGGPAPHGPPGPPGPPAPMGPYNPGPYNQGPSGPHGPPGPYQPQGWGNGYPHWQQQGQPDPNKAAADANAAAWAAYYAQYQQQPQPQAPMTPTAAAPGTAPSNGQGDPQAPGQSGQADYTKAWEEYYKKMGQPGQQPQDYTKAWEEYYKKQGQAAPQAAGASSSQPGGQPDYSAAWAEYYRQQAAYYGQGASQPMGAAPPAQQVHS; encoded by the exons ATGGCCGATTACGGGAGCGTGGCGCCGCCGTCCTCAAACTCCGGCGGAGGAATGAACGACGCTTTTAAAGACGCGCTGCAGCGGGCGAGACAG ATAGCAGCTAAAATCGGAGGCGATGGCGTGAATCCACCCCCTGCCGCCAACGAGTTTGCGTATGGAGGGCAGAAAAGGCCTTTGGAAGACGGCG ATCAGCCAGAAACAAAGAAAGTCGCAAGTGATC cttTTGCTGCAATGGGTGGAATGGCAGGTCTTCCAAG GCCTACATCAGAGGAGTTCAAGGTTCCAGACGGCATGGTCGGattca TTATCggaagaggaggagagcagATTTCAAGGATACAGCAGGAATCGGGATGCAAGATACAGATTGCTCCAG ACAGCGGCGGCATGCCTGATCGCTGTGTGACGTTAACGGGCTCTCCAGATTCCATCCT GACTGCAAAGAGGTTGCTGACGGAGATTGTGGAAAAGGGCAGGCCGACTCCGTTTCACCACAGTGATGGGCCTGGGATGTCAGTGCAGGAAATTATGATCCCGGCTTCCAAAGCAGGCCTCGTCATCGGAAAGGGAGGAGAGACGATCAAACAGTTACAG GAGCGAGCCGGAGTCAAGATGGTAATGATTCAGGACGGGCCTCAGAACACCGGGGCAGACAAACCGCTCAGGATTTCTGGGGATCCTTTTAAAGTTCAG CAAGCTAAAGACATGGTAATGGACCTGATCAGAGACCAGGGTTTCAGAGAGCAGAGAAGCGAATACGGATCCCGGATGGGTGGCAGCGTAGGAGAAGGTTTGGAT GTTCCCGTGCCGCGCTTCGCAGTGGGGATCGTGATCGGCAGGAACGGCGAAATGATCAAGAAGATCCAGAACGACACGGGTGTTAAGATTCAGTTCAAACCAG ATGACGGCACCACGCCAGACAGGATCGCTCAGATCATGGGTCCCCCTGATCGGGCGCAGCACGCAGCCAGTATCATTACAGACCTGTTGCGCAGCGTGCAGGCCGGCGGCCCGCCAGGCCCCGGGGGCAGGGGCAGAGGTCGTGGCCACGGTAACTGGAATATGGGCCCACCAGGGGGCCTGCAGGAGTTCTCCTTCACCGTTCCCACCGTTAAGACCGGTCTCATTATCGGCAAAG GAGGTGAAACGATTAAAAGCATAAGCCAGCAGTCCGGCGCAAGGATAGAGCTGCAGAGGAACCCTCCTCCCAACGCCGACCCCAATATAAAGATGTTCACTGTGCGTGGGAACCCACAGCAGATCGACTACGCCAGACAGCTTGTCGAAGAGAAGATCGGG GGTCCTGTCAGCCCCATGGGTGGACCTCACGGACCACCGGGGCCGCATGGAGGCCCCGCACCGCATGGTCCCCCAGGCCCGCCTGGACCTCCTGCGCCTATGGGACCTTACAATCCCGGGCCTTACAACCAGGGGCCTTCTGGACCACA TGGTCCTCCAGGGCCGTACCAACCTCAGGGCTGGGGTAACGGTTACCCTCACTGGCAGCAGCAGGGCCAGCCTGATCCCA ACAAAGCAGCAGCGGATGCTAATGCAGCAGCGTGGGCCGCCTATTACGCTCAGTACCAGCAGCAGCCCCAGCCCCAGGCGCCCATGACGCCCACCGCCGCCGCCCCTGGAACCGCTCCATCCAACGGTCAAG GTGACCCGCAGGCTCCAGGTCAGAGCGGACAGGCAGATTACACCAAGGCCTGGGAAGAATATTACAAGAAAATGG GTCAACCAGGCCAGCAGCCACAGGACTACACCAAAGCGTGGGAGGAGTACTATAAGAAACAAG GTCAGGCAGCTCCTCAGGCGGCCGGGGCTAGCTCCTCTCAGCCCGGAGGCCAGCCGGACTACAGCGCCGCATGGGCTGAGTATTACCGCCAACAAGCGGCCTACTACGGCCAGGGCGCCTCTCAGCCCATGGGAGCAGCACCACCGGCCCAGCAGGTACACTCCTAA
- the fubp1 gene encoding far upstream element-binding protein 1 isoform X5, whose protein sequence is MADYGSVAPPSSNSGGGMNDAFKDALQRARQIAAKIGGDGVNPPPAANEFAYGGQKRPLEDGDQPETKKVASDPFAAMGGMAGLPRPTSEEFKVPDGMVGFIIGRGGEQISRIQQESGCKIQIAPDSGGMPDRCVTLTGSPDSILTAKRLLTEIVEKGRPTPFHHSDGPGMSVQEIMIPASKAGLVIGKGGETIKQLQHKILSSELQERAGVKMVMIQDGPQNTGADKPLRISGDPFKVQQAKDMVMDLIRDQGFREQRSEYGSRMGGSVGEGLDVPVPRFAVGIVIGRNGEMIKKIQNDTGVKIQFKPDDGTTPDRIAQIMGPPDRAQHAASIITDLLRSVQAGGPPGPGGRGRGRGHGNWNMGPPGGLQEFSFTVPTVKTGLIIGKGGETIKSISQQSGARIELQRNPPPNADPNIKMFTVRGNPQQIDYARQLVEEKIGGPVSPMGGPHGPPGPHGGPAPHGPPGPPGPPAPMGPYNPGPYNQGPSGPHGPPGPYQPQGWGNGYPHWQQQGQPDPNKAAADANAAAWAAYYAQYQQQPQPQAPMTPTAAAPGTAPSNGQGQPGQQPQDYTKAWEEYYKKQGQAAPQAAGASSSQPGGQPDYSAAWAEYYRQQAAYYGQGASQPMGAAPPAQQGQ, encoded by the exons ATGGCCGATTACGGGAGCGTGGCGCCGCCGTCCTCAAACTCCGGCGGAGGAATGAACGACGCTTTTAAAGACGCGCTGCAGCGGGCGAGACAG ATAGCAGCTAAAATCGGAGGCGATGGCGTGAATCCACCCCCTGCCGCCAACGAGTTTGCGTATGGAGGGCAGAAAAGGCCTTTGGAAGACGGCG ATCAGCCAGAAACAAAGAAAGTCGCAAGTGATC cttTTGCTGCAATGGGTGGAATGGCAGGTCTTCCAAG GCCTACATCAGAGGAGTTCAAGGTTCCAGACGGCATGGTCGGattca TTATCggaagaggaggagagcagATTTCAAGGATACAGCAGGAATCGGGATGCAAGATACAGATTGCTCCAG ACAGCGGCGGCATGCCTGATCGCTGTGTGACGTTAACGGGCTCTCCAGATTCCATCCT GACTGCAAAGAGGTTGCTGACGGAGATTGTGGAAAAGGGCAGGCCGACTCCGTTTCACCACAGTGATGGGCCTGGGATGTCAGTGCAGGAAATTATGATCCCGGCTTCCAAAGCAGGCCTCGTCATCGGAAAGGGAGGAGAGACGATCAAACAGTTACAG cacAAAATTCTGAGTTCTGAATTGCAGGAGCGAGCCGGAGTCAAGATGGTAATGATTCAGGACGGGCCTCAGAACACCGGGGCAGACAAACCGCTCAGGATTTCTGGGGATCCTTTTAAAGTTCAG CAAGCTAAAGACATGGTAATGGACCTGATCAGAGACCAGGGTTTCAGAGAGCAGAGAAGCGAATACGGATCCCGGATGGGTGGCAGCGTAGGAGAAGGTTTGGAT GTTCCCGTGCCGCGCTTCGCAGTGGGGATCGTGATCGGCAGGAACGGCGAAATGATCAAGAAGATCCAGAACGACACGGGTGTTAAGATTCAGTTCAAACCAG ATGACGGCACCACGCCAGACAGGATCGCTCAGATCATGGGTCCCCCTGATCGGGCGCAGCACGCAGCCAGTATCATTACAGACCTGTTGCGCAGCGTGCAGGCCGGCGGCCCGCCAGGCCCCGGGGGCAGGGGCAGAGGTCGTGGCCACGGTAACTGGAATATGGGCCCACCAGGGGGCCTGCAGGAGTTCTCCTTCACCGTTCCCACCGTTAAGACCGGTCTCATTATCGGCAAAG GAGGTGAAACGATTAAAAGCATAAGCCAGCAGTCCGGCGCAAGGATAGAGCTGCAGAGGAACCCTCCTCCCAACGCCGACCCCAATATAAAGATGTTCACTGTGCGTGGGAACCCACAGCAGATCGACTACGCCAGACAGCTTGTCGAAGAGAAGATCGGG GGTCCTGTCAGCCCCATGGGTGGACCTCACGGACCACCGGGGCCGCATGGAGGCCCCGCACCGCATGGTCCCCCAGGCCCGCCTGGACCTCCTGCGCCTATGGGACCTTACAATCCCGGGCCTTACAACCAGGGGCCTTCTGGACCACA TGGTCCTCCAGGGCCGTACCAACCTCAGGGCTGGGGTAACGGTTACCCTCACTGGCAGCAGCAGGGCCAGCCTGATCCCA ACAAAGCAGCAGCGGATGCTAATGCAGCAGCGTGGGCCGCCTATTACGCTCAGTACCAGCAGCAGCCCCAGCCCCAGGCGCCCATGACGCCCACCGCCGCCGCCCCTGGAACCGCTCCATCCAACGGTCAAG GTCAACCAGGCCAGCAGCCACAGGACTACACCAAAGCGTGGGAGGAGTACTATAAGAAACAAG GTCAGGCAGCTCCTCAGGCGGCCGGGGCTAGCTCCTCTCAGCCCGGAGGCCAGCCGGACTACAGCGCCGCATGGGCTGAGTATTACCGCCAACAAGCGGCCTACTACGGCCAGGGCGCCTCTCAGCCCATGGGAGCAGCACCACCGGCCCAGCAG GGCCAGTAA
- the fubp1 gene encoding far upstream element-binding protein 1 isoform X2: MADYGSVAPPSSNSGGGMNDAFKDALQRARQIAAKIGGDGVNPPPAANEFAYGGQKRPLEDGDQPETKKVASDPFAAMGGMAGLPRPTSEEFKVPDGMVGFIIGRGGEQISRIQQESGCKIQIAPDSGGMPDRCVTLTGSPDSILTAKRLLTEIVEKGRPTPFHHSDGPGMSVQEIMIPASKAGLVIGKGGETIKQLQHKILSSELQERAGVKMVMIQDGPQNTGADKPLRISGDPFKVQQAKDMVMDLIRDQGFREQRSEYGSRMGGSVGEGLDVPVPRFAVGIVIGRNGEMIKKIQNDTGVKIQFKPDDGTTPDRIAQIMGPPDRAQHAASIITDLLRSVQAGGPPGPGGRGRGRGHGNWNMGPPGGLQEFSFTVPTVKTGLIIGKGGETIKSISQQSGARIELQRNPPPNADPNIKMFTVRGNPQQIDYARQLVEEKIGGPVSPMGGPHGPPGPHGGPAPHGPPGPPGPPAPMGPYNPGPYNQGPSGPHGPPGPYQPQGWGNGYPHWQQQGQPDPNKAAADANAAAWAAYYAQYQQQPQPQAPMTPTAAAPGTAPSNGQGDPQAPGQSGQADYTKAWEEYYKKMGQPGQQPQDYTKAWEEYYKKQGQAAPQAAGASSSQPGGQPDYSAAWAEYYRQQAAYYGQGASQPMGAAPPAQQGQ; the protein is encoded by the exons ATGGCCGATTACGGGAGCGTGGCGCCGCCGTCCTCAAACTCCGGCGGAGGAATGAACGACGCTTTTAAAGACGCGCTGCAGCGGGCGAGACAG ATAGCAGCTAAAATCGGAGGCGATGGCGTGAATCCACCCCCTGCCGCCAACGAGTTTGCGTATGGAGGGCAGAAAAGGCCTTTGGAAGACGGCG ATCAGCCAGAAACAAAGAAAGTCGCAAGTGATC cttTTGCTGCAATGGGTGGAATGGCAGGTCTTCCAAG GCCTACATCAGAGGAGTTCAAGGTTCCAGACGGCATGGTCGGattca TTATCggaagaggaggagagcagATTTCAAGGATACAGCAGGAATCGGGATGCAAGATACAGATTGCTCCAG ACAGCGGCGGCATGCCTGATCGCTGTGTGACGTTAACGGGCTCTCCAGATTCCATCCT GACTGCAAAGAGGTTGCTGACGGAGATTGTGGAAAAGGGCAGGCCGACTCCGTTTCACCACAGTGATGGGCCTGGGATGTCAGTGCAGGAAATTATGATCCCGGCTTCCAAAGCAGGCCTCGTCATCGGAAAGGGAGGAGAGACGATCAAACAGTTACAG cacAAAATTCTGAGTTCTGAATTGCAGGAGCGAGCCGGAGTCAAGATGGTAATGATTCAGGACGGGCCTCAGAACACCGGGGCAGACAAACCGCTCAGGATTTCTGGGGATCCTTTTAAAGTTCAG CAAGCTAAAGACATGGTAATGGACCTGATCAGAGACCAGGGTTTCAGAGAGCAGAGAAGCGAATACGGATCCCGGATGGGTGGCAGCGTAGGAGAAGGTTTGGAT GTTCCCGTGCCGCGCTTCGCAGTGGGGATCGTGATCGGCAGGAACGGCGAAATGATCAAGAAGATCCAGAACGACACGGGTGTTAAGATTCAGTTCAAACCAG ATGACGGCACCACGCCAGACAGGATCGCTCAGATCATGGGTCCCCCTGATCGGGCGCAGCACGCAGCCAGTATCATTACAGACCTGTTGCGCAGCGTGCAGGCCGGCGGCCCGCCAGGCCCCGGGGGCAGGGGCAGAGGTCGTGGCCACGGTAACTGGAATATGGGCCCACCAGGGGGCCTGCAGGAGTTCTCCTTCACCGTTCCCACCGTTAAGACCGGTCTCATTATCGGCAAAG GAGGTGAAACGATTAAAAGCATAAGCCAGCAGTCCGGCGCAAGGATAGAGCTGCAGAGGAACCCTCCTCCCAACGCCGACCCCAATATAAAGATGTTCACTGTGCGTGGGAACCCACAGCAGATCGACTACGCCAGACAGCTTGTCGAAGAGAAGATCGGG GGTCCTGTCAGCCCCATGGGTGGACCTCACGGACCACCGGGGCCGCATGGAGGCCCCGCACCGCATGGTCCCCCAGGCCCGCCTGGACCTCCTGCGCCTATGGGACCTTACAATCCCGGGCCTTACAACCAGGGGCCTTCTGGACCACA TGGTCCTCCAGGGCCGTACCAACCTCAGGGCTGGGGTAACGGTTACCCTCACTGGCAGCAGCAGGGCCAGCCTGATCCCA ACAAAGCAGCAGCGGATGCTAATGCAGCAGCGTGGGCCGCCTATTACGCTCAGTACCAGCAGCAGCCCCAGCCCCAGGCGCCCATGACGCCCACCGCCGCCGCCCCTGGAACCGCTCCATCCAACGGTCAAG GTGACCCGCAGGCTCCAGGTCAGAGCGGACAGGCAGATTACACCAAGGCCTGGGAAGAATATTACAAGAAAATGG GTCAACCAGGCCAGCAGCCACAGGACTACACCAAAGCGTGGGAGGAGTACTATAAGAAACAAG GTCAGGCAGCTCCTCAGGCGGCCGGGGCTAGCTCCTCTCAGCCCGGAGGCCAGCCGGACTACAGCGCCGCATGGGCTGAGTATTACCGCCAACAAGCGGCCTACTACGGCCAGGGCGCCTCTCAGCCCATGGGAGCAGCACCACCGGCCCAGCAG GGCCAGTAA
- the fubp1 gene encoding far upstream element-binding protein 1 isoform X4 codes for MADYGSVAPPSSNSGGGMNDAFKDALQRARQIAAKIGGDGVNPPPAANEFAYGGQKRPLEDGDQPETKKVASDPFAAMGGMAGLPRPTSEEFKVPDGMVGFIIGRGGEQISRIQQESGCKIQIAPDSGGMPDRCVTLTGSPDSILTAKRLLTEIVEKGRPTPFHHSDGPGMSVQEIMIPASKAGLVIGKGGETIKQLQHKILSSELQERAGVKMVMIQDGPQNTGADKPLRISGDPFKVQQAKDMVMDLIRDQGFREQRSEYGSRMGGSVGEGLDVPVPRFAVGIVIGRNGEMIKKIQNDTGVKIQFKPDDGTTPDRIAQIMGPPDRAQHAASIITDLLRSVQAGGPPGPGGRGRGRGHGNWNMGPPGGLQEFSFTVPTVKTGLIIGKGGETIKSISQQSGARIELQRNPPPNADPNIKMFTVRGNPQQIDYARQLVEEKIGGPVSPMGGPHGPPGPHGGPAPHGPPGPPGPPAPMGPYNPGPYNQGPSGPHGPPGPYQPQGWGNGYPHWQQQGQPDPNKAAADANAAAWAAYYAQYQQQPQPQAPMTPTAAAPGTAPSNGQGQPGQQPQDYTKAWEEYYKKQGQAAPQAAGASSSQPGGQPDYSAAWAEYYRQQAAYYGQGASQPMGAAPPAQQVHS; via the exons ATGGCCGATTACGGGAGCGTGGCGCCGCCGTCCTCAAACTCCGGCGGAGGAATGAACGACGCTTTTAAAGACGCGCTGCAGCGGGCGAGACAG ATAGCAGCTAAAATCGGAGGCGATGGCGTGAATCCACCCCCTGCCGCCAACGAGTTTGCGTATGGAGGGCAGAAAAGGCCTTTGGAAGACGGCG ATCAGCCAGAAACAAAGAAAGTCGCAAGTGATC cttTTGCTGCAATGGGTGGAATGGCAGGTCTTCCAAG GCCTACATCAGAGGAGTTCAAGGTTCCAGACGGCATGGTCGGattca TTATCggaagaggaggagagcagATTTCAAGGATACAGCAGGAATCGGGATGCAAGATACAGATTGCTCCAG ACAGCGGCGGCATGCCTGATCGCTGTGTGACGTTAACGGGCTCTCCAGATTCCATCCT GACTGCAAAGAGGTTGCTGACGGAGATTGTGGAAAAGGGCAGGCCGACTCCGTTTCACCACAGTGATGGGCCTGGGATGTCAGTGCAGGAAATTATGATCCCGGCTTCCAAAGCAGGCCTCGTCATCGGAAAGGGAGGAGAGACGATCAAACAGTTACAG cacAAAATTCTGAGTTCTGAATTGCAGGAGCGAGCCGGAGTCAAGATGGTAATGATTCAGGACGGGCCTCAGAACACCGGGGCAGACAAACCGCTCAGGATTTCTGGGGATCCTTTTAAAGTTCAG CAAGCTAAAGACATGGTAATGGACCTGATCAGAGACCAGGGTTTCAGAGAGCAGAGAAGCGAATACGGATCCCGGATGGGTGGCAGCGTAGGAGAAGGTTTGGAT GTTCCCGTGCCGCGCTTCGCAGTGGGGATCGTGATCGGCAGGAACGGCGAAATGATCAAGAAGATCCAGAACGACACGGGTGTTAAGATTCAGTTCAAACCAG ATGACGGCACCACGCCAGACAGGATCGCTCAGATCATGGGTCCCCCTGATCGGGCGCAGCACGCAGCCAGTATCATTACAGACCTGTTGCGCAGCGTGCAGGCCGGCGGCCCGCCAGGCCCCGGGGGCAGGGGCAGAGGTCGTGGCCACGGTAACTGGAATATGGGCCCACCAGGGGGCCTGCAGGAGTTCTCCTTCACCGTTCCCACCGTTAAGACCGGTCTCATTATCGGCAAAG GAGGTGAAACGATTAAAAGCATAAGCCAGCAGTCCGGCGCAAGGATAGAGCTGCAGAGGAACCCTCCTCCCAACGCCGACCCCAATATAAAGATGTTCACTGTGCGTGGGAACCCACAGCAGATCGACTACGCCAGACAGCTTGTCGAAGAGAAGATCGGG GGTCCTGTCAGCCCCATGGGTGGACCTCACGGACCACCGGGGCCGCATGGAGGCCCCGCACCGCATGGTCCCCCAGGCCCGCCTGGACCTCCTGCGCCTATGGGACCTTACAATCCCGGGCCTTACAACCAGGGGCCTTCTGGACCACA TGGTCCTCCAGGGCCGTACCAACCTCAGGGCTGGGGTAACGGTTACCCTCACTGGCAGCAGCAGGGCCAGCCTGATCCCA ACAAAGCAGCAGCGGATGCTAATGCAGCAGCGTGGGCCGCCTATTACGCTCAGTACCAGCAGCAGCCCCAGCCCCAGGCGCCCATGACGCCCACCGCCGCCGCCCCTGGAACCGCTCCATCCAACGGTCAAG GTCAACCAGGCCAGCAGCCACAGGACTACACCAAAGCGTGGGAGGAGTACTATAAGAAACAAG GTCAGGCAGCTCCTCAGGCGGCCGGGGCTAGCTCCTCTCAGCCCGGAGGCCAGCCGGACTACAGCGCCGCATGGGCTGAGTATTACCGCCAACAAGCGGCCTACTACGGCCAGGGCGCCTCTCAGCCCATGGGAGCAGCACCACCGGCCCAGCAGGTACACTCCTAA